From Pseudorca crassidens isolate mPseCra1 chromosome 15, mPseCra1.hap1, whole genome shotgun sequence, one genomic window encodes:
- the GTF2I gene encoding general transcription factor II-I isoform X7: MAQVAMSTLPVEDEESSESRMVVTFLMSALESMCKELAKSKAEVACIAVYETDVFVVGTERGRAFVNTRKDFQKDFVKYCVEEEEKAAEMHKMKSTTQANRMNVDAVEIETLRKTVEDYFCFCYGKALGKSTVVPVPYEKMLRDQSAVVVQGLPEGVSFKHPENYDLATLKWILENKAGISFIIKRPFLEPKKLLGARVTVTDAERSMLSPGGSCGPIKVKTEPTEDSGISLEMAAVTVKEESEDPDYYQYNIQGSHHSSEGNEGTEMEVPAEG; the protein is encoded by the exons ATGGCCCAAGTAGCAATGTCTACCCTGCCCGTCGAAGATGAGGAGTCCTCGGAGAGCAGGATGGTGGTGACATTCCTTATGTCTGCTCTTGAGTCCATG TGTAAAGAACTGGCCAAGTCCAAGGCGGAAGTGGCCTGCATCGCAGTGTATGAAACAGACGTATTTGTTGTTGGAACAGAGAGAGGACGTGCTTTTGTCAACACCAGAAAGGATTTTCAGAAAGATTTCGTAAAATACT gtgttgaagaagaagaaaaggctgCAGAGATGCATAAAATGAAATCAACAACCCAGGCGAATCGGATGAATGTCGATGCTGTAGAGATTGAAACACTCAGAAAAACAGTTGAGGACTATTTCTGCTTTTGCTATG GGAAAGCTTTAGGCAAATCGACAGTGGTACCTGttccatatgaaaagatgctacgAGATCAGTCAGCTGTGGTGGTGCAGGGGCTTCCAGAAGGAGTATCCTTTAAACATCCTGAAAACTATGATCTTGCAACCCTGAAGTGGATTTTGGAGAACAAAGCAGGGATTTCATTTATCATTAAGAG ACCTTTCCTAGAGCCAAAGAAGCTCCTAG GTGCTCGAGTGACGGTAACAGATGCTGAAAGGTCAATGCTATCTCCAGGTGGAAG ttgtGGCCCCATCAAAGTGAAAACTGAACCCACAGAAGATTCTG GCATTTCTCTGGAAATGGCAGCTGTGACAGTAAAGGAAGAATCAGAAGATCCTGATTACTATCAATATAACATTCAAG